In one window of Erwinia tasmaniensis Et1/99 DNA:
- the ppk1 gene encoding polyphosphate kinase 1, whose protein sequence is MGQEKLYIEKELSWLSFNERVLQEAADKTNPLIERMRFLGIYSNNLEEFYKVRFADLKRRILIGEEQGIPGTPRHLLKKIQARVLKADQEFDSLYNDLLLEMARNQIFLINERQLSPNQQSWLRHYFKHHLRQHITPILINHDTDLIEFLKDDYTYLAVEIIRGEEISYALLEIPSDKVPRFVNLPPETPRRRKPMILLDNILRYCLGDIFRGFFDYDALNAYSMKMTRDAEYDLVTEMESSLLELMSSSLKQRLTAEPVRFVYQRDMPDAMVELLRNKLNISNYDSIVPGGRYHNFKDFISFPNVGKANLVNKPLPQLRHIWFDRFRNGFDAIRNRDVLLYYPYHTFEHVLELLRQASFDPAVLAIKINIYRVAKDSRIIDAMIHAAYNGKKVTVVVELQARFDEEANIHWAKRLTEAGVHVIFSAPGLKIHAKLFLISRRENGEINRYAHIGTGNFNEKTARLYTDYSLLTADARITNEVRRVFNFIENPYRPVTFEHLMVSPQNSRQMLYQLIDNEIANAQQGIPAGITLKINNLVDKGLVDRLYTASSVGVKVELVVRGMCSLIPNLEGISDNIRVISIVDRYLEHDRVYIFDNAGDKKVFLSSADWMTRNIDYRIEVAVAVLDPILKQRILDIIAILMSDTLKARFVDKELSNRYVPRGNRRKVRSQLAIYEYIKLLEQPD, encoded by the coding sequence ATGGGTCAGGAAAAGTTGTATATTGAAAAAGAGTTAAGTTGGTTATCCTTTAATGAACGCGTTTTGCAAGAGGCGGCAGACAAGACTAACCCGCTGATTGAACGTATGCGCTTTCTTGGCATTTATTCCAATAATTTAGAAGAGTTTTACAAAGTTCGCTTTGCTGACCTTAAGCGCCGAATTCTTATCGGTGAAGAACAGGGTATTCCCGGCACGCCGCGTCACCTGCTAAAAAAAATTCAGGCGCGGGTACTGAAGGCCGATCAGGAGTTCGACAGCCTCTACAACGACCTGCTGCTGGAGATGGCACGTAATCAGATCTTCCTGATCAATGAACGTCAGCTTTCACCGAATCAGCAAAGCTGGCTGCGCCACTACTTCAAACATCATTTACGCCAGCACATTACGCCGATCCTGATAAACCACGACACGGATTTAATTGAGTTTCTTAAGGATGACTACACTTATCTGGCGGTAGAGATCATCCGCGGAGAAGAGATAAGCTACGCGCTGCTGGAGATCCCGTCGGATAAAGTGCCGCGTTTCGTCAATCTGCCCCCTGAAACGCCGCGCCGCAGAAAGCCGATGATCCTGCTGGATAATATTTTGCGTTACTGCCTGGGTGATATTTTTCGCGGCTTTTTTGATTATGACGCGCTTAACGCCTATTCAATGAAGATGACGCGCGACGCGGAATATGACCTGGTCACAGAGATGGAATCCAGCCTGCTGGAACTGATGTCATCAAGCCTGAAGCAGCGCCTGACGGCTGAGCCGGTGCGCTTTGTCTATCAGCGTGATATGCCGGATGCCATGGTGGAGCTGCTGCGCAACAAGCTGAATATATCCAATTACGACTCGATTGTGCCCGGCGGACGTTATCATAACTTTAAAGACTTTATTAGCTTCCCCAACGTTGGCAAAGCCAATCTGGTGAACAAACCGCTGCCGCAGCTGCGCCACATCTGGTTCGACCGTTTTCGTAATGGATTTGATGCTATCCGTAACCGCGATGTGCTGCTCTACTATCCCTATCACACTTTTGAACATGTGCTTGAACTGCTGCGCCAGGCCTCTTTCGACCCGGCGGTGCTGGCAATCAAAATCAACATTTACCGCGTTGCAAAAGACTCGCGCATCATTGACGCGATGATCCATGCCGCCTACAACGGTAAAAAAGTTACGGTGGTCGTGGAGCTTCAGGCTCGTTTCGATGAAGAAGCCAATATTCACTGGGCAAAGCGTCTGACCGAAGCCGGAGTCCATGTGATCTTCTCGGCTCCGGGGCTGAAAATTCACGCCAAGCTGTTCCTGATCTCACGACGTGAAAACGGGGAGATCAACCGCTATGCGCATATCGGCACCGGTAACTTTAACGAAAAGACCGCACGGCTTTACACCGATTACTCGCTGCTGACCGCCGATGCGCGCATTACCAATGAAGTGCGACGCGTATTCAACTTTATTGAAAACCCGTATCGACCGGTGACTTTCGAGCACCTTATGGTATCGCCACAGAATTCGCGGCAGATGCTGTATCAGCTGATCGATAATGAAATAGCCAATGCGCAGCAGGGCATCCCTGCCGGGATAACCTTGAAGATCAATAACCTGGTGGATAAAGGTCTGGTCGATCGCCTGTACACCGCTTCCAGCGTAGGCGTCAAAGTCGAACTGGTGGTGCGCGGCATGTGCTCATTAATACCCAATCTGGAAGGGATCAGTGATAATATCCGGGTGATCAGCATCGTTGACCGCTATCTGGAGCACGATCGCGTTTATATTTTTGATAACGCCGGAGATAAGAAGGTATTCTTATCTTCAGCAGACTGGATGACGCGCAATATTGATTACCGGATTGAAGTCGCCGTTGCCGTACTCGATCCCATTCTGAAGCAGCGCATCCTGGATATTATTGCCATTCTTATGAGTGATACGCTGAAGGCCCGCTTCGTTGATAAAGAGCTGAGCAACAGATATGTTCCGCGCGGTAATCGCCGTAAGGTTCGTTCACAGCTGGCGATCTACGAATACATTAAATTACTTGAACAGCCTGACTAA
- the purM gene encoding phosphoribosylformylglycinamidine cyclo-ligase, with protein sequence MTDKTSLSYKDAGVDIDAGNALVDRIKGVVKKTRRPEVMGGLGGFGALCALPQKYREPILVSGTDGVGTKLRLAMDLKRHDAIGIDLVAMCVNDLVVSGAEPLFFLDYYATGKLDVDTAASVITGIAEGCSQSGCALVGGETAEMPGMYHGEDYDVAGFCVGVVEKSEIIDGSKVAEGDVLIALGSSGPHSNGYSLVRKILAFSNTDPETTQLEGKPLADHLLAPTRIYVKNILSLIEQVDVHAIAHLTGGGFWENIPRVLPDNTQAVLDESSWEWPAVFGWMQQAGNVSRFEMYRTFNCGVGMVIALSAADADKALRLMNDAGEKAWKIGVIKASDSEERVVINA encoded by the coding sequence GTGACCGACAAAACCTCTCTCAGCTATAAAGACGCCGGCGTAGATATCGATGCGGGTAATGCTTTAGTCGACCGTATCAAAGGCGTAGTGAAAAAGACTCGTCGCCCGGAAGTGATGGGTGGCCTGGGCGGTTTCGGTGCCCTTTGTGCCCTGCCACAAAAATATCGTGAGCCGATCCTGGTGTCCGGCACTGACGGCGTTGGCACCAAGCTGCGTCTGGCGATGGATCTGAAACGCCATGATGCCATTGGCATCGATCTGGTCGCCATGTGCGTGAACGACCTGGTGGTATCAGGCGCAGAGCCGCTGTTTTTCCTCGACTATTATGCTACCGGCAAGCTCGACGTCGACACGGCGGCCAGCGTGATCACCGGTATCGCAGAGGGCTGTTCACAGTCTGGCTGCGCACTGGTCGGCGGCGAGACCGCTGAAATGCCGGGCATGTATCACGGTGAAGACTATGATGTAGCCGGCTTCTGCGTTGGCGTGGTGGAGAAATCCGAGATCATCGACGGCAGCAAGGTGGCAGAAGGGGACGTGCTGATCGCTCTCGGTTCAAGCGGCCCACACTCTAACGGCTACTCGCTGGTGCGCAAAATTCTGGCATTCAGCAACACCGACCCGGAAACCACCCAGCTGGAAGGCAAGCCGCTGGCGGACCATCTGCTGGCCCCAACGCGCATTTACGTGAAGAACATTCTCAGCCTGATCGAACAGGTCGACGTGCACGCTATTGCGCACCTGACCGGCGGCGGCTTCTGGGAAAATATCCCACGCGTGCTGCCGGATAACACCCAGGCCGTGCTGGACGAGTCAAGCTGGGAGTGGCCAGCCGTCTTTGGCTGGATGCAGCAGGCCGGGAACGTCAGCCGCTTTGAAATGTACCGCACCTTCAACTGTGGCGTCGGCATGGTGATTGCTCTGAGCGCGGCGGATGCGGACAAAGCGCTGCGGCTAATGAATGATGCGGGTGAGAAAGCCTGGAAAATCGGCGTGATCAAAGCCTCTGACTCTGAAGAGCGTGTGGTCATCAACGCATGA
- a CDS encoding ABC transporter permease subunit — protein sequence MESHSDMTDRPIPVHDNAGHRRFIERLTRRVVTACGMAILLVMMLLLFWLIWVVVPLFIAPGFQAESPIALRQSNEAVALGMDRQQKWGWRIDHQGSGRFIPLNAEPTSPALMLLPGRIRASASMDNHSVLLLSDRGTMVLVQPDFTSGANPRWTFPLGDTPLSSGEDNVRHFALAQSAEDSWQVALATPSHVVLRRLQAQRQPAVTYRLNISGVERLLLAPDGSKLYTLSGTQLQVWIVGSGEPRLRESLTLAQKPTDIRLLSGGTSLLIADERGIGQWFDIASGRGPQLRFIRHFVDAQWQPLMVTEPYRRVFATLSPQGELRLFASKQQGAILSRQLPPGAQMAQFAPEGDGLLVERAGTWQHYRLSNPWPDVSWRSLWHKVWYENYPEPDYVWQSTSANDDYQGKYSLVPMVVGTLKAAGLAMLFATPLALAAAIYTAWFMTPGLRRWVKPAIEMMGALPGVVIGLVAGLWLAPRVADRLLGVLLLPLILAAMLLLCSWAVQKLPSRWQKRWRTEGKEVLLLMPLLLLSAAFALWAIPLLEQALWGQGLAERLSADYQQRNLLVAGVAMGIALVPLIFTLSEDAIFSVPASLGQGSMALGATPWQTLARVVLPAASSGIFAALMIGFGRAIGETMIVLMATGNTPETDGGLFAGLRSLAANVAVEMPEAAAGSAHYRVLFLSALVLLVFTLVVNTLAELVRQRLRQRYRQWEIQ from the coding sequence ATGGAAAGCCACTCTGACATGACCGACCGCCCAATCCCCGTTCACGACAACGCCGGGCATCGCCGCTTTATTGAAAGGCTGACGCGGCGCGTGGTGACCGCGTGTGGGATGGCCATCTTACTGGTCATGATGCTGCTGCTTTTCTGGCTGATTTGGGTCGTGGTGCCGCTGTTTATCGCCCCGGGCTTTCAGGCAGAAAGCCCGATCGCGCTGCGGCAAAGCAATGAGGCGGTAGCCCTGGGGATGGATCGGCAGCAGAAGTGGGGCTGGCGTATTGATCATCAGGGCAGTGGGCGTTTTATTCCGCTCAATGCTGAACCGACTTCCCCGGCCTTGATGCTACTGCCCGGTCGTATCCGGGCCAGTGCCAGCATGGACAATCACAGCGTGCTGCTGCTGTCAGATCGCGGCACGATGGTGCTGGTGCAACCCGATTTTACCTCTGGCGCAAATCCACGCTGGACATTTCCTCTTGGCGATACGCCGCTTTCAAGCGGTGAAGATAACGTCCGGCATTTTGCTCTCGCACAGAGCGCTGAGGATAGCTGGCAGGTAGCACTGGCCACGCCCAGTCATGTTGTCCTGCGGCGTTTGCAGGCGCAGCGACAGCCTGCGGTAACCTACCGGCTGAATATCAGCGGCGTCGAGCGTCTTTTGCTCGCGCCCGACGGCAGTAAGCTGTATACGCTGTCCGGCACGCAGCTACAGGTGTGGATCGTCGGCAGCGGTGAACCCCGGCTGCGCGAGTCTCTGACGCTGGCGCAAAAGCCCACGGATATAAGGCTGTTAAGTGGCGGGACTTCACTGTTGATTGCGGACGAGCGGGGCATAGGGCAGTGGTTTGATATCGCCAGCGGCCGGGGGCCACAGCTGCGCTTTATTCGCCATTTCGTCGACGCGCAGTGGCAACCGCTGATGGTGACTGAGCCTTATCGTCGCGTCTTTGCCACCCTGAGTCCGCAGGGCGAACTCCGGCTGTTTGCCAGCAAGCAGCAGGGGGCCATCCTTAGCCGTCAGCTGCCGCCCGGTGCACAGATGGCGCAGTTCGCTCCCGAAGGCGATGGGCTGTTAGTGGAGCGCGCCGGCACCTGGCAACACTATCGCCTGAGCAATCCCTGGCCAGACGTCAGCTGGCGCAGCCTGTGGCACAAAGTCTGGTATGAAAACTACCCTGAACCTGATTATGTCTGGCAGTCGACCTCGGCCAATGATGATTACCAGGGAAAATATAGCCTGGTGCCGATGGTGGTGGGAACGTTAAAAGCGGCGGGCCTGGCAATGCTATTTGCCACGCCGTTGGCGCTGGCCGCCGCTATCTATACCGCGTGGTTTATGACGCCGGGCCTCAGACGCTGGGTGAAACCCGCTATTGAAATGATGGGGGCGCTGCCGGGTGTGGTCATTGGGCTGGTTGCAGGGCTGTGGCTTGCCCCCAGGGTGGCCGACCGCCTGCTCGGCGTTCTGCTATTGCCGCTGATCCTCGCGGCAATGCTGCTGTTGTGCAGTTGGGCGGTGCAAAAATTACCGTCCAGGTGGCAAAAGCGCTGGCGCACGGAAGGAAAGGAAGTGCTGCTGCTGATGCCGTTATTACTGTTAAGCGCCGCGTTTGCCCTGTGGGCAATCCCGCTGCTGGAGCAGGCACTTTGGGGGCAGGGGCTGGCGGAACGTTTAAGTGCCGATTATCAGCAGCGCAATCTGCTGGTGGCGGGGGTGGCGATGGGGATCGCCCTGGTCCCATTGATATTTACCCTTTCTGAGGATGCCATTTTCAGCGTGCCCGCTTCACTCGGACAAGGTTCAATGGCGCTGGGTGCCACCCCCTGGCAGACGCTGGCGCGAGTGGTTCTCCCCGCTGCATCATCCGGTATTTTTGCGGCTCTGATGATTGGATTTGGTCGGGCGATAGGAGAAACGATGATTGTGCTGATGGCTACCGGAAATACCCCTGAAACCGACGGCGGACTGTTCGCAGGCTTGCGCTCGCTGGCGGCCAATGTTGCGGTAGAAATGCCGGAAGCGGCGGCAGGAAGCGCTCACTATCGTGTGCTGTTCTTATCGGCGCTGGTGCTGCTGGTATTTACACTGGTGGTCAATACCCTTGCTGAACTGGTGCGCCAGCGCCTGCGGCAGCGTTACCGACAGTGGGAGATACAGTGA
- the pstB gene encoding phosphate ABC transporter ATP-binding protein PstB — protein sequence MAITIDDADTALELDNLSLWYGEKQALNEISLRVPAHRITALIGPSGCGKSTLLRCFNRMNDAIESCRISGDIRLQQHSIQAAGQDLCALRRRVGMVFQRPNPFAKSIYDNVVYGLRLQGVRDRRVLDEAVERALRAAALWAEVKDNLWQNALTLSSGQQQRLVIARAIAIEPEILLLDEPTSALDPISTLVIEELMTTLKQHFTLILVTHNMQQAARVSDYTAFMHQGSVVEFGLTDTLFTTPRQRRTEDYITGRYG from the coding sequence ATGGCAATCACTATTGATGATGCGGATACCGCGCTGGAACTGGATAATCTGAGCTTGTGGTATGGCGAGAAACAGGCGCTTAATGAGATCAGCCTGCGGGTGCCCGCCCATCGTATCACCGCGCTCATCGGCCCTTCGGGCTGCGGCAAGTCGACCTTGCTACGCTGCTTTAACCGCATGAATGATGCCATCGAAAGCTGCCGTATCAGCGGGGATATCCGTCTGCAACAGCACTCGATTCAGGCAGCCGGACAGGATCTCTGCGCGCTGCGCCGCCGGGTTGGCATGGTCTTTCAGCGGCCCAATCCCTTTGCTAAATCCATTTATGACAACGTGGTGTACGGCCTGCGTTTACAGGGGGTTCGCGACAGGCGCGTGCTGGATGAAGCCGTAGAGCGTGCGCTGCGTGCTGCGGCTCTCTGGGCAGAGGTAAAGGATAACCTGTGGCAGAATGCCCTGACGCTCTCCAGCGGGCAGCAGCAGCGTCTGGTCATTGCCCGTGCCATTGCCATAGAGCCGGAGATTTTGCTGCTGGACGAACCCACTTCGGCCCTCGATCCTATTTCAACGCTGGTGATTGAAGAACTGATGACCACGCTGAAACAGCATTTCACCCTGATTCTGGTGACGCACAACATGCAGCAGGCGGCGCGTGTATCCGACTATACCGCGTTTATGCATCAGGGGAGCGTGGTGGAGTTTGGTTTGACCGATACGCTGTTTACCACGCCGCGCCAGCGGCGTACCGAAGATTATATTACCGGAAGGTATGGCTGA
- the upp gene encoding uracil phosphoribosyltransferase, producing the protein MKIVEVKHPLVKHKLGLMRGDDVSTKRFRELASEVASLLTYEATADLETEKVTIEGWNGPVTVDQIKGKKITVVPILRAGLGMMDGVLEHVPSARISVVGIYRDEETLEPVPYFQKLVSNIEERMALVVDPMLATGGSMIATIDLLKKAGCSSIKVLVLVAAPEGIAALEKAHPDVELYTASVDQGLNEKGYIIPGLGDAGDKIFGTK; encoded by the coding sequence ATGAAGATCGTGGAAGTCAAACACCCGCTGGTCAAACATAAACTGGGTCTGATGCGGGGAGATGACGTAAGCACCAAACGTTTCCGTGAGCTCGCATCAGAAGTGGCAAGCCTGCTGACGTACGAAGCCACCGCCGACCTGGAAACCGAGAAGGTGACCATTGAAGGCTGGAATGGTCCGGTCACTGTCGATCAGATCAAAGGTAAGAAAATTACCGTTGTCCCTATCCTGCGTGCCGGTCTGGGCATGATGGACGGCGTGTTGGAACACGTGCCGAGTGCGCGAATTAGCGTGGTTGGCATCTACCGCGACGAAGAAACCCTGGAGCCTGTTCCTTATTTCCAGAAGCTGGTCTCAAATATTGAAGAGCGTATGGCGCTGGTCGTCGACCCGATGCTGGCTACCGGCGGTTCGATGATCGCGACCATTGACCTGCTGAAAAAAGCCGGTTGCAGCAGCATTAAAGTGCTGGTGCTGGTCGCTGCGCCGGAAGGCATCGCCGCGCTGGAAAAGGCGCACCCGGACGTAGAGCTTTACACGGCGTCTGTTGACCAGGGGCTGAATGAGAAGGGCTATATTATCCCCGGCCTCGGCGATGCGGGTGACAAGATTTTCGGTACCAAATAA
- the pstA gene encoding phosphate ABC transporter permease PstA, giving the protein MNDAAAGNNRWRWLTAGAVSVSLLAFLLLIALLAWQGLRYFWPQPLVLFTLNAPAGQVQMLGEVTSMQQVSRQQLQDSGQPHPENLPESVTRYLIKTGNRDADSADFRPLLASDILRQETPVQAIVLQRRSGGNAYGWFEGLLEDQHPLTAQNLFQTLQQRLIQTHEILDEAETLRRVTLARLNAQIGELEQTRRQQRIHQRYTPESQSAYESDRAELLRQFTNQSSVLATLDQESRSTVLILRDAGGVRHEIPLAQIAAAWQPNAMTTGMKWRHFGHQLWLFVSDSGDGNLGEGGVFPAIFGTILMVLLMSVVVMPLGVVAAIWLHEYAGNNGLTRLVRIAVVNLAGVPSIVYGVFGLGFFVWLVGGSIDRLFFSATLPNPTFGTPGLLWASLTLALLTLPVVIVATEEGLSRIPPSLRQGSLALGATQAETLWHITLPLAAPAMLTGLILAVARAAGETAPLMLVGVVKKVPELPVDALFPYLHLDRKFMHLGFQIYDLAFQSPNAEADRPLVFATALLLVLLILALNLMAMILRHRLRERYRALMH; this is encoded by the coding sequence ATGAACGATGCGGCTGCGGGTAATAACCGCTGGCGCTGGCTAACCGCCGGAGCGGTGTCCGTTAGCCTGCTGGCTTTTCTGCTGCTTATCGCGCTGCTTGCCTGGCAGGGATTACGCTATTTCTGGCCGCAGCCTCTGGTGCTTTTCACCCTAAATGCGCCGGCTGGGCAGGTGCAGATGCTGGGTGAGGTGACCTCAATGCAACAGGTGTCGCGCCAGCAGCTACAGGATAGCGGCCAGCCGCATCCGGAAAATCTGCCGGAAAGCGTCACGCGCTATCTGATTAAAACCGGTAACCGCGATGCCGATAGCGCGGATTTTCGCCCGCTGCTTGCCAGCGACATCCTGCGCCAGGAAACGCCCGTGCAGGCCATCGTGCTGCAACGGCGCTCCGGCGGCAATGCCTACGGCTGGTTCGAGGGACTGCTGGAAGACCAGCACCCGCTGACCGCACAAAATCTTTTTCAGACTTTGCAGCAGCGTTTGATACAGACTCATGAGATCCTTGATGAGGCGGAGACTCTGCGTCGGGTGACGCTGGCGCGACTCAATGCGCAGATTGGTGAGCTTGAACAAACAAGACGGCAGCAACGCATTCATCAGCGCTATACGCCGGAATCCCAGTCTGCGTATGAATCGGACCGCGCCGAGCTGCTGCGACAGTTTACGAACCAGTCGTCTGTCCTGGCGACGTTGGATCAGGAGAGTCGCAGTACCGTTTTGATACTGCGCGATGCTGGCGGCGTCAGGCACGAAATCCCGCTGGCGCAGATCGCCGCCGCCTGGCAGCCAAATGCCATGACCACCGGGATGAAATGGCGGCATTTTGGTCACCAGCTGTGGCTTTTTGTCAGTGACTCCGGAGACGGTAATCTTGGTGAGGGCGGCGTATTCCCGGCGATTTTCGGCACCATCCTGATGGTTCTACTGATGTCCGTGGTGGTGATGCCGTTAGGCGTGGTGGCGGCAATCTGGCTGCACGAATATGCCGGAAATAACGGGTTGACCCGTCTGGTGCGCATCGCGGTCGTTAACCTCGCGGGCGTTCCCTCCATTGTCTATGGCGTATTTGGTCTCGGTTTCTTTGTCTGGCTGGTGGGCGGCAGCATTGACCGCCTGTTTTTCTCCGCCACGCTGCCCAATCCCACCTTTGGCACGCCCGGCCTGCTTTGGGCTTCATTGACGCTGGCACTGCTCACCCTGCCGGTCGTGATTGTTGCCACCGAAGAAGGGCTGTCGCGCATTCCCCCCTCGCTACGTCAGGGGTCGCTGGCATTGGGGGCGACCCAGGCGGAAACCCTGTGGCATATTACGCTGCCGCTGGCCGCGCCCGCCATGCTGACCGGTCTGATCCTGGCGGTAGCGCGCGCCGCCGGAGAAACGGCACCGCTGATGCTGGTGGGCGTGGTCAAAAAGGTGCCGGAACTGCCGGTCGATGCGCTGTTCCCTTACCTGCATCTCGACCGTAAGTTTATGCACCTCGGGTTTCAGATTTACGATCTGGCTTTCCAGAGCCCTAATGCCGAAGCCGATCGCCCGCTGGTTTTTGCCACAGCGCTGCTGCTGGTATTACTGATATTGGCTTTAAATCTGATGGCGATGATATTGCGCCATCGTCTGCGCGAGCGCTACCGTGCGCTGATGCATTAA
- the purN gene encoding phosphoribosylglycinamide formyltransferase, producing MKRIVVLVSGNGSNLQAILDACQQGRIDGSIAAVFSNKPGAFALERARAADVDAHVLEAAPFASRCAFDRQLMQEIDAYAPDLVVLAGYMRILSAEFVDRYAGRMLNIHPSLLPKYPGLHTHRQAIKNGDEEHGTSVHFVTEQLDGGPVILQAKVPVFSDDTEEDVAARVQHQEHAIYPLVVSWFVAGRLAMRDGAAWLDDRRLPAAGHALD from the coding sequence ATGAAACGCATAGTCGTGCTGGTTTCTGGTAACGGAAGCAATTTGCAGGCCATTCTCGACGCCTGCCAGCAGGGACGGATCGACGGCAGCATCGCTGCCGTCTTCAGCAACAAACCCGGAGCTTTTGCACTGGAGCGGGCGCGTGCCGCTGATGTTGATGCCCACGTGCTGGAAGCGGCCCCGTTCGCCAGCCGCTGCGCTTTCGATCGTCAGCTGATGCAGGAAATTGACGCCTATGCGCCCGATCTGGTGGTGCTGGCAGGCTACATGCGCATCCTTAGCGCAGAGTTCGTCGATCGCTACGCCGGACGCATGCTGAATATTCACCCTTCCCTGCTGCCGAAATATCCGGGCCTGCATACTCATCGCCAGGCCATTAAAAATGGCGACGAGGAGCACGGCACCTCGGTGCATTTTGTCACCGAGCAGCTCGACGGCGGCCCGGTAATTTTGCAGGCGAAAGTGCCGGTTTTCAGCGATGATACGGAAGAAGATGTCGCCGCTCGGGTACAGCATCAGGAACATGCTATCTACCCGCTGGTGGTGAGCTGGTTTGTTGCTGGCCGCCTGGCTATGCGTGATGGCGCGGCCTGGCTCGACGATCGACGGCTGCCCGCCGCCGGTCATGCCCTCGACTAA
- the ppx gene encoding exopolyphosphatase: MPITPKSIAKPQEFAAIDLGSNSFHMVIARVVDGAMQVLGRLKQRVHLADGLDNDNVLSEDAIQRGLGCLALFAERLQGFNATNVTIVGTHTLRQAVNAQEFLQRAAEVIPYPIEVISGNEEARLIFMGVEHTQPEKGRKLVIDIGGGSTELVIGEDFEPKLVESRRMGCVSFANLYFPDGCISKENFCRARLAAVQKLETLAWQYRLKGWQFALGASGTIKAACEVLQAMGEKDKLITPERLQLLQDEVIKHKSFDALSLPGLSEERKRVFVPGLAILCGVFDALAIRELRLSDGALREGVLYEMEGRFRHQDIRSRTSRSLADHYAIDSDQARRVLETTEQLYEQWRDQNAKQANPQLCALLKWAAMLHEVGLTINHSGMQRHSAYILQNTNLPGFNQEQQTLLATLVRYHRKAVKVEDMPRLTLFKRKQLLPMVFLLRLATLLNNQRQATTKPGYLKLHTDEGNWTLTFPRDYFSQNSLVQLDIEREQSYWNDVTGWQLTIREEA, from the coding sequence ATGCCAATTACCCCTAAAAGTATCGCCAAACCGCAGGAATTCGCGGCTATTGACCTGGGTTCAAACAGTTTTCACATGGTGATTGCCCGCGTGGTAGACGGAGCCATGCAGGTACTGGGACGCCTTAAACAGCGTGTACATCTGGCGGACGGACTGGACAATGATAATGTCCTGAGCGAAGACGCGATCCAACGCGGTCTCGGCTGCCTGGCGCTCTTCGCCGAGCGCTTACAGGGTTTTAACGCGACCAATGTGACCATCGTCGGTACTCACACCTTGCGCCAGGCGGTGAATGCACAAGAGTTTCTCCAGCGCGCGGCAGAGGTGATCCCCTATCCTATCGAGGTGATTTCAGGCAATGAAGAAGCGCGGCTGATCTTTATGGGCGTGGAACACACCCAGCCGGAAAAAGGGCGCAAGCTGGTTATCGATATTGGCGGTGGCTCCACCGAACTGGTGATTGGCGAAGATTTCGAACCTAAGCTGGTTGAAAGCCGACGCATGGGCTGCGTCAGTTTTGCCAATCTCTATTTCCCTGATGGCTGCATCAGCAAAGAGAATTTTTGTCGCGCCCGGCTTGCCGCGGTACAAAAGCTGGAAACGCTGGCCTGGCAGTACCGTCTGAAAGGCTGGCAGTTTGCGTTAGGTGCTTCCGGCACCATCAAAGCGGCCTGCGAAGTGCTACAGGCAATGGGAGAGAAGGATAAGCTGATCACCCCGGAGCGCCTGCAACTTCTACAGGACGAAGTCATCAAGCACAAATCTTTTGATGCCCTTAGCCTGCCGGGGCTATCGGAAGAGCGCAAACGCGTGTTTGTGCCGGGCCTGGCGATCCTGTGCGGCGTTTTTGATGCCCTTGCCATCCGCGAACTGCGCCTGTCTGACGGCGCGCTGCGCGAAGGCGTGCTGTATGAGATGGAAGGCCGTTTCAGACATCAGGACATTCGCAGCCGCACGTCGCGCAGCCTGGCGGATCATTATGCTATCGATAGCGACCAGGCACGCCGCGTGCTGGAAACGACCGAGCAGCTGTACGAACAGTGGCGCGACCAAAACGCGAAGCAGGCAAATCCGCAGCTGTGTGCGCTACTAAAATGGGCGGCAATGCTGCATGAAGTCGGGCTGACCATTAATCATAGTGGTATGCAGCGTCACTCTGCCTACATCCTACAGAACACCAATTTGCCGGGGTTCAACCAGGAGCAGCAGACGCTGCTGGCCACGCTGGTACGCTATCATCGTAAAGCGGTTAAGGTCGAAGATATGCCGCGCCTGACGCTGTTTAAACGCAAACAGCTGCTGCCGATGGTGTTTTTGCTGCGCCTGGCGACGCTGTTAAACAACCAGCGCCAGGCCACCACTAAGCCAGGCTACCTGAAACTGCATACCGATGAGGGCAACTGGACTCTGACTTTTCCGCGTGATTACTTCAGCCAGAACAGTCTGGTCCAGCTGGACATTGAGCGCGAGCAGAGTTACTGGAATGACGTGACCGGCTGGCAACTCACCATTCGCGAAGAGGCGTAA